The following coding sequences lie in one Fibrobacter sp. UWH4 genomic window:
- a CDS encoding NYN domain-containing protein, translated as MEPLRVGFFLDGYTLKKVNEYYRNHHRFRSQLDFRSLKSWVQMQSLKYFEKGNFRDLELEAHYYHPYRNPHIYREYHEGAIRLQHELEQAGYSVHYNPTAPVEGTLGPNMALMEDALLFAVYRKLDAVVLFSTQGQFAPLPSRLGLMGVPTLLLGWSFVYPKAKRNVYWKTDPCLRDRCAHYVAMEKVVDRTPNSTQGPSGFFFQCEHPFERSHSAPGRKS; from the coding sequence ATGGAGCCTTTGCGCGTCGGGTTCTTTCTTGACGGATATACGCTGAAGAAGGTCAACGAGTATTACCGGAACCATCACCGGTTCCGTTCACAGCTGGATTTCAGGAGCCTGAAGTCGTGGGTGCAGATGCAGTCGCTCAAGTATTTCGAGAAGGGAAACTTCCGCGACCTGGAGCTTGAGGCGCATTATTACCACCCCTACCGGAACCCGCATATCTACAGGGAATACCACGAGGGGGCCATCCGGTTGCAGCACGAACTGGAGCAGGCGGGGTACAGCGTGCATTATAATCCGACCGCTCCGGTCGAGGGGACGCTCGGGCCGAACATGGCGCTGATGGAAGATGCGCTGCTGTTCGCGGTCTACCGCAAGCTGGACGCCGTGGTGCTTTTCAGCACGCAGGGGCAGTTCGCCCCGCTCCCGAGTCGCCTGGGGCTGATGGGAGTGCCCACGCTGCTGCTGGGCTGGAGCTTTGTGTACCCCAAGGCGAAACGCAACGTTTATTGGAAGACCGACCCCTGCCTCAGGGACCGCTGCGCCCATTATGTGGCCATGGAGAAGGTCGTCGACAGGACTCCCAATTCGACGCAGGGACCGAGCGGGTTCTTTTTCCAGTGCGAGCATCCCTTTGAACGGAGCCATTCTGCACCCGGCCGCAAGAGCTAG
- a CDS encoding cyclic nucleotide-binding domain-containing protein: MKTHTGIGDWIAANYELGIPFLQQVPRDCADYLLLNAQIREYEAGEVIINGGSVGDSFCVLQSGNAFICGQILADGHYNTLATLDAGTCFGEMSIICNEPTSNTVIAGEEGATVLHIPREEFVKFLDKNPNIMVYLYKVVADRLRAKNKAFDEFERLSLLASAKVLPFIDFAQTMEKSRITGTVMFECNGEKGFIAFQEGRICCAKCGKLAGPDALEKMLSWGDETLFKLDTHLMPDIVNINQMSDTTSLILDALRNIDEKQNAR; the protein is encoded by the coding sequence ATGAAGACTCATACAGGTATTGGTGATTGGATTGCGGCTAACTATGAGCTGGGGATTCCTTTCCTGCAGCAGGTTCCGAGAGATTGTGCCGATTATTTGCTTTTGAATGCCCAGATCCGTGAGTACGAAGCGGGCGAGGTGATTATCAACGGCGGCTCCGTCGGGGATTCCTTCTGCGTGCTTCAGAGCGGCAATGCCTTTATCTGCGGCCAGATCCTGGCCGACGGTCACTACAATACGCTAGCAACCCTCGATGCGGGTACCTGCTTCGGGGAAATGTCCATTATCTGTAACGAGCCGACGAGCAATACTGTGATTGCGGGCGAAGAGGGCGCCACGGTTCTCCACATTCCGCGCGAGGAATTCGTGAAGTTCCTGGACAAGAACCCGAATATCATGGTGTACCTTTACAAGGTGGTCGCCGACCGCCTGCGCGCAAAGAACAAGGCTTTCGACGAATTCGAACGCCTGTCGCTTTTGGCATCGGCCAAGGTGCTTCCGTTTATCGATTTTGCTCAGACAATGGAAAAGAGCCGTATCACCGGGACGGTCATGTTCGAGTGCAACGGCGAAAAGGGATTTATCGCATTCCAGGAAGGCCGTATCTGCTGCGCCAAGTGTGGCAAACTGGCAGGGCCGGACGCATTGGAAAAGATGCTGTCGTGGGGCGACGAGACTTTGTTCAAGCTCGATACGCACCTGATGCCGGATATCGTGAACATCAACCAGATGTCCGATACCACGAGCCTGATTCTGGATGCGCTCAGAAATATTGATGAAAAACAAAATGCCCGTTAA
- a CDS encoding ABC transporter substrate-binding protein — translation MLNFCGKMVARGALVLLGAVFSLLCSACGNGGQSGKSDGCGELATLEYARNLKMGSPCDENLLEVRSVVGRDTLVKRFALRKRAEGEGAAEGVVDLSHGRAKETVLRVPLERVVALSSAQVGFLLRLGLMDRIVAVGEGKYVANSALYARVQRGEVAEVGNGTSISLEKILAVRPDLVMDFATGGSQDDYERINSLGIPLMLTSEWQEEHPLAKIEWIKLFGKLFGVEARADSIYEQSKNAYLQVANGGVAGGDPARGGSEQQRVSEGETSPDKSEVEIASPSARNDTVPCPRVIAGMNYGGVWYAPGGNSFTAHLIRDAGGCYLWASDTSRELTFTLEEIMLVADSADVWVNPGAFSSAEDILAAEPRVKHIRAFREKRVCQNDGRKGPGGGNDFYESAVAYPAELLQSLRNCIQNATNGADSARKEFDWYRNIFIF, via the coding sequence ATGTTGAATTTTTGTGGAAAAATGGTCGCAAGAGGTGCTCTGGTGCTCCTGGGGGCGGTTTTCTCGCTCCTGTGCTCGGCCTGCGGTAATGGTGGTCAGTCCGGTAAGTCGGACGGGTGCGGTGAACTTGCAACCCTGGAATACGCGAGAAACCTGAAGATGGGCAGCCCCTGCGACGAGAACCTGTTGGAGGTCCGTTCGGTCGTGGGTCGTGACACGCTGGTCAAGCGTTTCGCGTTGCGCAAACGGGCCGAAGGGGAAGGCGCGGCCGAGGGCGTCGTGGATCTTTCGCATGGGCGTGCCAAGGAGACTGTTCTGCGTGTGCCGCTCGAAAGGGTGGTTGCGCTTTCGTCGGCGCAGGTCGGGTTCCTGCTTCGCCTGGGGCTTATGGACCGCATCGTGGCGGTGGGCGAGGGAAAGTATGTCGCGAATAGTGCCCTGTATGCGCGGGTGCAGCGGGGCGAGGTCGCCGAGGTCGGGAACGGAACGTCGATTTCGCTGGAGAAAATTCTGGCGGTTCGGCCGGACCTGGTGATGGACTTTGCTACGGGCGGCAGCCAGGATGATTACGAACGAATTAATAGCCTCGGGATTCCGTTGATGCTGACTTCGGAATGGCAGGAGGAACATCCGCTCGCGAAAATTGAATGGATTAAGTTGTTTGGAAAACTGTTCGGCGTGGAAGCTCGAGCCGATTCGATTTATGAACAAAGTAAGAATGCGTACTTGCAGGTTGCAAATGGGGGCGTTGCGGGGGGGGACCCCGCTAGAGGGGGTAGCGAGCAACAACGTGTGAGCGAGGGGGAGACTTCCCCCGACAAGTCAGAAGTAGAGATTGCTTCGCCTTCGGCTCGCAATGACACAGTCCCTTGTCCTCGGGTGATTGCGGGGATGAACTACGGCGGAGTCTGGTACGCTCCGGGCGGCAACAGTTTTACGGCGCACCTCATTCGGGATGCAGGAGGCTGCTACCTGTGGGCATCGGACACCAGCCGCGAACTTACGTTTACGCTGGAAGAGATCATGCTCGTGGCGGACAGCGCCGATGTGTGGGTGAATCCGGGGGCGTTCTCGAGTGCGGAAGACATCCTTGCCGCGGAGCCGCGCGTCAAGCACATCAGGGCGTTCCGGGAAAAACGCGTGTGTCAGAATGACGGGCGCAAGGGGCCGGGCGGCGGTAACGATTTCTACGAGTCGGCGGTGGCATACCCTGCCGAACTGCTCCAGAGTTTGCGGAACTGTATACAGAATGCAACGAATGGGGCTGATTCTGCCCGAAAGGAATTTGACTGGTACCGCAATATTTTTATCTTTTAG